CCGCCGAAGCGTCGGGAGGTGCTGCTGTCAGCTTGCTGAAAGGCCTGAAACATGCTTTCCAGCCGTTCAGGCGCGATGCCGATGCCGCTGTCGCGAATCTCGCAGCGCAGCCGGATATTGCGCGCATCGGTATCTGCCAGCCAACTGGCATCGATCTCGATGCGACCCTGCTCAGTGAATTTAAGCGCGTTACCGATCAGGTTGACCAGTATCTGCCGGATCCGGGTCGGGTCGCCGATCACCGTGGGCGATACGGGATTGCCCTGGGTGTGTGTGATCAGGGAGAGGCCCTTTTGCGCGGCGGTGTGCTCGAACACGGTCACGGAATGATTGATCAGATCGGGCAGGTTGAAGGCTATTTCTTCCAGGTCCAGCACGCCGCGTTCGATACGAGAGAAGTCCAGGATGTCGTTGATGACCCTCAGCAGGTGATCGGTAGATTCGCCGGCAATCTGCACATACTCGGCCTGCTCATTGTTCAGCTCGGTGGTGTCCAGTAGCTGCAACATGCCCAGCACGCCGTTCATGGGTGTGCGTAGCTCGTGGCTCATCATGGCGAGAAAATACGATTTTGCCCGGTTGGCGGCTTCGGCCTCTTCCTTTGCTGTATTCATCTGATCCAGCGCTTGCTGTTGCTCAAACGCCGACTGCTGTAACGCGCCTGCGAGGGTGTTGATGTTATGCATCAACTTGCCCATTTCGTGCTGCTGATCTTCGGTCAAGCGAGTGTCCAAATGCCCATCCTGCAGCGCTTGAACCGCTTGGCTCATGCGTGCCAGCGGACTTGACAGGGCGCTGGCGAGCCGCAGCGCCAGTATCAGCGCTGCCATGATCACCAGCGCTGCAAGCAGCAGGGCGCCGAGCAGAATTTCATCCTGTCGATCATCGAAGGCTTCGCGGCTCAGACCCACCCGCACCTGCCCGAGATAGCGGGACGCCTCGTCGCCTTGCATCGTGGGGGCATCCAGCAGGTAGAGCTCATTGCGTAATGGAATGCTTTGGCGCTGAATGTCGGCCGCGAAGTATTGCAAAGGGGCGGGCTGTGCTTGTTGTGCTTCGGACTGCA
This genomic stretch from Halopseudomonas pelagia harbors:
- a CDS encoding ATP-binding protein gives rise to the protein MSPRNTGSIHNRLILIALAPALMLGLVVFAYFVSARLDDVSRQLQDTGALIAKQLAPTAEYGVISGNLKTLESLIKGTLDTPHVRSVEVYDQAGTLMLDLQSEAQQAQPAPLQYFAADIQRQSIPLRNELYLLDAPTMQGDEASRYLGQVRVGLSREAFDDRQDEILLGALLLAALVIMAALILALRLASALSSPLARMSQAVQALQDGHLDTRLTEDQQHEMGKLMHNINTLAGALQQSAFEQQQALDQMNTAKEEAEAANRAKSYFLAMMSHELRTPMNGVLGMLQLLDTTELNNEQAEYVQIAGESTDHLLRVINDILDFSRIERGVLDLEEIAFNLPDLINHSVTVFEHTAAQKGLSLITHTQGNPVSPTVIGDPTRIRQILVNLIGNALKFTEQGRIEIDASWLADTDARNIRLRCEIRDSGIGIAPERLESMFQAFQQADSSTSRRFGGTGLGLSIARTFALKMGGSLEAQSIEGQGSCFTLTMTLPLTDTLAETPDTAIPPTAMIGELPILLVEDNPVNQMVIEGMLHSLGYRVITADSGQAALSYLTMDDQAFSVILMDLQLPDIDGLTVYRQYLQHCQRQQHAPISCIALTASAMPDDRQQCVDAGMQGFLSKPLSRQALQKAVDDQLQARKADH